In a single window of the Allobranchiibius huperziae genome:
- a CDS encoding NAD(P)/FAD-dependent oxidoreductase, which produces MQASLAPQATRRHRVVIIGSGFGGLFAARALKRADVDVTLISGTTHHLFQPLLYQVATGILSEGLIAPSTREVLARQKNAQVFFGHVTGIDVDKHQVVTDALDQRHVYEYDSLIVAAGAGQSYFGNDHFARFAPGMKSIDDALELRGRIFGSFELAEMAAASGRTDDVTRLMTFVVVGAGATGVEMAGQIAELSKRTLSHDFRAIKSQHAHIVLLDAMDKVLPPYGDRLGGKAKRRLEKLGVTVTLGAKVVDVDAEGIEYESHDGTRHRIEALCKVWAAGVSASPLGRMLAEKTGAQVDRNGRVHVEKDLTLPGHPEIFLVGDMIALDNLPGVAQVAIQGGKYAAKRIKARLAGTPDDKPFHYFDKGSMATVSRFSAVAKIGKIEVSGFVAWVMWLGVHLVYIIGFKSQIGTFFHWVVSFLGRGRGERTSTEQQIYARVAIQRLGEDFTPSITNSDGDLDRTRAVAIDRLAGETG; this is translated from the coding sequence ATGCAGGCTTCGCTGGCACCCCAGGCAACCCGGCGACACCGCGTCGTCATCATCGGTTCGGGCTTCGGTGGTCTCTTCGCCGCACGGGCCCTCAAGCGTGCCGACGTCGACGTCACGTTGATCTCCGGGACAACGCACCACCTCTTCCAGCCGCTGCTCTACCAGGTCGCGACCGGGATCCTGTCCGAGGGCCTGATCGCCCCCTCGACCCGCGAGGTGCTGGCCCGGCAGAAGAACGCGCAGGTGTTCTTCGGTCACGTCACCGGCATCGACGTCGACAAGCACCAGGTGGTCACCGACGCGCTCGACCAGCGGCACGTCTACGAGTACGACAGCCTCATCGTCGCGGCGGGTGCCGGTCAGTCCTACTTCGGCAACGACCACTTCGCACGGTTCGCCCCGGGCATGAAGAGCATTGACGATGCCCTGGAGTTGCGCGGGCGGATCTTCGGCTCCTTCGAACTGGCGGAGATGGCCGCGGCGTCCGGTCGCACCGACGACGTGACCCGGCTGATGACGTTCGTGGTGGTCGGCGCCGGGGCCACCGGGGTCGAGATGGCCGGCCAGATCGCCGAGCTGTCCAAGCGGACCCTGTCGCACGACTTCCGGGCCATCAAGTCCCAGCACGCGCACATCGTGCTGCTCGACGCGATGGACAAGGTGCTCCCGCCGTACGGCGACCGCCTCGGCGGGAAGGCCAAGCGCCGCCTCGAGAAGCTCGGGGTCACCGTCACGCTGGGCGCGAAGGTCGTCGACGTCGACGCCGAGGGCATCGAGTACGAGTCGCACGACGGCACCCGGCACCGCATCGAGGCGCTGTGCAAGGTCTGGGCAGCGGGGGTGTCCGCCAGCCCGCTCGGCCGGATGCTCGCGGAGAAGACCGGCGCACAGGTCGACCGCAACGGGCGGGTGCACGTCGAGAAGGACCTGACGCTGCCCGGCCACCCGGAGATCTTCCTGGTCGGCGACATGATCGCGCTGGACAATTTGCCCGGTGTCGCACAGGTCGCGATCCAGGGCGGCAAGTACGCGGCGAAGCGGATCAAGGCGCGGCTCGCGGGTACCCCTGACGACAAGCCGTTCCACTACTTCGACAAGGGTTCGATGGCGACCGTCTCGCGGTTCAGCGCGGTGGCCAAGATCGGCAAGATCGAGGTCTCCGGTTTCGTGGCCTGGGTCATGTGGCTGGGGGTGCACCTCGTCTACATCATCGGATTCAAGAGTCAGATCGGCACGTTCTTCCATTGGGTGGTGTCCTTCCTCGGCCGGGGCCGCGGTGAGCGCACCTCGACCGAGCAGCAGATCTACGCCCGGGTCGCCATTCAGAGGCTGGGCGAAGACTTCACCCCGTCCATCACCAACAGCGACGGCGATCTGGATCGCACGCGCGCGGTCGCCATCGACCGACTGGCCGGGGAGACCGGCTGA
- a CDS encoding M16 family metallopeptidase — MPLDYQVETCTLPNGLRVVVAPDHNVPTVAVNLWVAVGSRHEAVGRTGFAHLFEHLMFQGSRNVAEGEHFSRLQAAGARLNATTWFDRTNYFEVVPTGALDLALWMEADRHGHLLDAVNQANLDNQRDVVKEEKRQRYDNRPYGNALPDIYAAVFPEGHPYHHSTIGSMEDLDAASLEDVRSFFAAHYRPSNTVLTLCGDVSVEAGFDAAAKYFGDLPTVERPPVPPTAPLPPLTTPVRVERVEDVPSDRVYIAFRLPGDRTDDYLACELAMDLLAGMATSRLYRRVVRRERLADHVFRSAFGLAGGVSLGMLGADVAQGHSVAELETAVHEELVTLAASPPTEEEMQVLRAGATRDVLQAFASTQERADFISQYTLLHDDPTYVNTHLEELLAVTPEQIQQAAARYLQPDNTATVVYRRTDSAKDDA; from the coding sequence ATGCCGCTGGACTATCAGGTCGAGACCTGCACGCTGCCCAACGGGTTGCGGGTGGTCGTCGCGCCGGACCACAACGTGCCCACCGTCGCGGTCAACCTGTGGGTCGCCGTCGGGTCACGCCACGAGGCGGTCGGCCGTACCGGGTTCGCGCACCTCTTCGAGCACCTGATGTTCCAGGGGTCGCGCAACGTCGCCGAGGGCGAGCACTTCTCCCGGCTGCAGGCCGCGGGTGCCCGACTCAACGCGACCACCTGGTTCGACCGCACCAATTACTTCGAGGTGGTGCCGACCGGCGCGCTCGACCTCGCGCTGTGGATGGAGGCCGACCGGCACGGCCACCTGCTCGATGCGGTCAACCAGGCCAACCTGGACAACCAGCGCGACGTGGTCAAGGAGGAGAAGCGCCAGCGCTACGACAACCGGCCGTACGGCAATGCATTGCCCGACATCTACGCCGCCGTCTTCCCCGAAGGGCACCCCTACCACCACAGCACCATCGGGTCGATGGAGGATCTGGACGCGGCGTCCCTGGAGGACGTGCGCTCGTTCTTCGCGGCCCACTACCGCCCTAGCAACACCGTCCTCACGTTGTGCGGCGACGTGAGCGTCGAGGCCGGATTCGACGCCGCCGCAAAGTATTTCGGTGACCTGCCGACCGTGGAACGCCCGCCGGTGCCGCCGACCGCGCCGCTGCCCCCGCTGACCACGCCGGTACGGGTGGAGCGCGTCGAGGACGTGCCGAGCGACCGGGTCTACATCGCCTTCCGGCTGCCCGGTGACCGCACGGACGACTACCTCGCCTGCGAGCTCGCGATGGACCTGCTCGCAGGAATGGCCACGTCGCGGCTCTACCGCCGCGTCGTACGCCGGGAGCGCCTGGCCGACCACGTCTTCCGCAGCGCGTTCGGTCTCGCCGGCGGGGTCTCGCTCGGCATGCTCGGCGCCGACGTCGCGCAGGGACACTCCGTGGCCGAGTTGGAGACCGCCGTGCACGAGGAGCTCGTGACACTGGCCGCATCACCGCCGACGGAGGAGGAGATGCAGGTGCTGCGCGCGGGCGCGACCCGCGACGTGCTGCAGGCCTTCGCCAGCACCCAGGAGCGGGCCGATTTCATCAGCCAGTACACCCTCCTGCACGACGACCCGACCTACGTGAACACCCATCTGGAGGAGCTGCTCGCCGTGACGCCCGAGCAGATCCAGCAGGCCGCGGCGCGGTACCTGCAGCCGGACAACACCGCCACGGTCGTCTACCGCAGGACCGACAGCGCGAAGGACGACGCATGA
- a CDS encoding M16 family metallopeptidase, translating into MTSLERPQVRPPAAWSFPDPVDTTLRNGIPLSVFHRPGQHVASVQVVIRLPATLEPADREGLATIVSRTMDEGTRSHTADEFAGLLDGSGIALAASQTLLGLTVQLEVATGALRPALELALECLSEPAFPEEEVSRHVAQRLSDIERELADPGSRAALEWIDAYYDPTARASRPVAGRTATVRAIDAAACRDFHAAHVTADGARVLVAGDLDAAEVHAAVDATLGTWSTTGTGSAGSGVLDLPRAGGDRVVFVHRPGSVQTQVQLGWGGPSRRVDGGWAPYPVLAYLVGGSPGARIDRVLREDKGYTYGFGAGFRPRGASGTFVAGGSVRGDVTAPAVELLWEVLDGVADGFTQEELRSGVDYVGMTAPGRYATADAVADEAAALALDGLDTGFVTDYLRDLRGLTADDLAQAWARWGRQPRTLVLVGDAEAHADAVRALGRSDVTVV; encoded by the coding sequence ATGACCAGCCTCGAACGCCCGCAGGTTCGACCGCCCGCCGCGTGGTCCTTCCCCGATCCCGTCGACACCACGCTGCGCAACGGCATCCCGCTGTCGGTCTTCCATCGACCGGGACAGCACGTGGCCTCGGTCCAGGTAGTCATCCGGCTGCCCGCGACCCTGGAGCCGGCGGACCGCGAGGGGCTCGCCACCATCGTGTCGCGGACCATGGACGAGGGCACCCGGTCGCACACCGCGGACGAGTTCGCCGGCCTGCTCGACGGCAGCGGCATTGCACTCGCGGCGAGCCAGACGCTGCTCGGCCTGACCGTGCAGCTGGAGGTCGCGACGGGTGCGCTGCGCCCTGCACTGGAGTTGGCCCTGGAGTGCCTGAGCGAGCCGGCCTTCCCCGAAGAGGAGGTCAGTCGCCATGTCGCGCAACGTCTTTCCGACATCGAGCGTGAGCTGGCCGACCCGGGGTCACGGGCTGCACTGGAGTGGATCGACGCCTACTACGACCCGACCGCGCGGGCCAGCCGCCCGGTCGCCGGGCGCACCGCGACGGTGCGTGCGATCGACGCCGCCGCCTGCCGCGACTTCCACGCCGCGCACGTGACCGCCGATGGCGCCCGGGTGCTGGTGGCGGGCGACCTGGACGCCGCCGAGGTGCATGCTGCCGTTGACGCGACGCTGGGCACGTGGTCCACGACGGGCACGGGGTCGGCCGGCTCCGGTGTGCTGGACCTGCCGCGTGCCGGCGGTGACCGCGTGGTCTTCGTGCACCGGCCCGGATCGGTGCAGACCCAGGTGCAGCTCGGGTGGGGCGGTCCGTCGCGACGTGTCGACGGCGGATGGGCGCCGTACCCGGTGCTGGCTTACTTGGTGGGCGGCTCACCCGGGGCGCGGATCGACCGGGTGCTGCGCGAGGACAAGGGCTACACCTACGGATTCGGCGCCGGTTTCCGGCCCCGCGGTGCCAGCGGCACCTTCGTGGCGGGCGGCTCCGTGCGCGGCGACGTGACCGCCCCTGCCGTGGAGCTGCTGTGGGAGGTGCTGGACGGCGTCGCCGACGGCTTCACCCAGGAGGAGCTGCGCTCCGGCGTGGACTACGTCGGGATGACGGCGCCGGGGCGGTACGCCACGGCGGACGCGGTCGCCGACGAGGCGGCGGCACTCGCGCTGGACGGCCTCGACACCGGTTTCGTCACCGACTACCTGCGCGACCTTCGTGGGCTGACCGCCGATGACCTGGCGCAGGCGTGGGCGCGATGGGGCAGGCAGCCTCGCACGCTGGTGCTGGTCGGGGACGCCGAGGCCCACGCGGACGCCGTACGCGCTCTCGGGCGCAGCGACGTCACCGTCGTCTGA
- a CDS encoding PRC-barrel domain-containing protein: MRFKKATGRKVVSLATAETVGKVSRFVIDVPQRRIAALVLRKTDKHGEILTWSDVTGFGDDAVTVADVGVLSEADGPMKELSDKDYQLMGKRVLSTRGDDLGEVKDVDFDPSTGLLETIHYPDGSARGDALVGIGTYAAVIDVD, encoded by the coding sequence ATGCGTTTCAAGAAGGCGACCGGACGCAAGGTCGTGAGTCTGGCCACCGCGGAGACGGTGGGCAAGGTCTCCCGCTTCGTGATCGACGTCCCGCAGCGCAGGATCGCCGCGCTGGTGCTGCGCAAGACCGACAAGCACGGGGAGATCCTCACCTGGAGCGACGTGACCGGCTTCGGCGACGACGCGGTCACGGTGGCCGACGTCGGGGTGCTGTCCGAGGCCGACGGGCCGATGAAGGAACTGTCGGACAAGGACTACCAGCTCATGGGCAAGCGGGTGCTCAGCACCCGCGGCGACGACCTCGGCGAGGTCAAGGACGTCGACTTCGACCCGAGCACCGGTCTGCTGGAGACGATCCACTACCCGGACGGCTCAGCCCGCGGCGACGCACTGGTCGGCATCGGCACCTACGCCGCCGTGATCGACGTCGACTGA
- a CDS encoding PRC-barrel domain-containing protein, which yields MTRLMRTSKLAKRPVVTMGGEDVAQIKDVVYAAGGGQVGGFTLAGRGLFAGPLKKALAWTSVASLGADAVMIADEDVLESTEAVLDRSASSGGSGGNVLGSQVLTDAGVDLGKVVDVIIEVSQGGSGQCDVVGYEIEASEALGSSGTDVLIPLPDTISVSGEHLIVPASAKDFVGHDLAGFGAAVEQFRAQLKADR from the coding sequence ATGACCCGCCTGATGCGCACCTCCAAGCTGGCCAAACGACCGGTGGTCACGATGGGCGGCGAGGACGTCGCTCAGATCAAGGACGTCGTGTACGCCGCGGGCGGCGGTCAGGTCGGCGGCTTCACCCTCGCGGGACGCGGACTGTTCGCCGGGCCGTTGAAGAAGGCCCTGGCGTGGACCTCGGTGGCCTCCCTCGGTGCCGACGCGGTGATGATCGCCGATGAGGACGTGCTCGAATCGACCGAGGCCGTCCTCGACAGGTCCGCGTCGAGCGGCGGGTCCGGCGGCAACGTGCTGGGTTCGCAGGTGCTCACCGACGCGGGCGTCGACCTCGGCAAGGTCGTCGACGTGATCATCGAGGTGTCGCAAGGCGGTTCGGGCCAGTGCGACGTGGTCGGCTACGAGATCGAGGCGTCCGAGGCGCTGGGCAGCAGTGGCACCGACGTGCTGATCCCCTTGCCGGACACCATCTCCGTCTCCGGCGAGCACCTCATCGTGCCGGCGAGCGCGAAGGACTTCGTCGGACACGACCTCGCCGGTTTCGGCGCGGCCGTCGAGCAGTTCCGGGCCCAGTTGAAGGCGGACCGCTGA
- a CDS encoding DinB family protein has protein sequence MTDTPARWTAASVYPDMWTDPDQDPRNSDGVSPDGELATLQDYLRDYRWTLRMKCEGLNPEQLARRSVPPSTMSLLGLLRHLAEVERDWRNWISVGERLPGLYGGDDGDFDGAVGEQPVVDAAYADLAREQAATDGALAEHPDLGERLGADGIAVRELLVHRIEEYARHCGHADLLRECIDGRVGQ, from the coding sequence ATGACCGACACCCCGGCACGATGGACGGCGGCGAGCGTCTATCCCGACATGTGGACCGACCCGGACCAGGACCCGCGCAACAGCGACGGCGTGAGCCCTGACGGTGAGCTCGCGACACTGCAGGACTACCTGCGGGATTATCGCTGGACCCTGCGGATGAAATGCGAAGGCCTGAATCCTGAGCAACTGGCGCGGCGTTCGGTGCCGCCGTCCACCATGTCGCTGCTCGGGCTGCTGCGTCATCTGGCCGAGGTCGAGCGCGACTGGCGCAACTGGATCAGCGTCGGCGAACGACTCCCCGGCCTTTACGGCGGAGACGACGGTGACTTCGACGGAGCCGTCGGCGAGCAGCCGGTCGTCGACGCCGCGTACGCCGACCTGGCCCGCGAGCAGGCCGCGACCGACGGGGCGCTCGCCGAGCACCCCGACCTGGGTGAGCGGCTGGGCGCGGACGGCATCGCGGTGCGCGAACTGCTCGTGCACCGCATCGAGGAGTACGCCCGGCACTGCGGGCACGCCGATCTGCTCAGGGAGTGCATCGACGGCCGGGTGGGCCAGTGA
- the gabT gene encoding 4-aminobutyrate--2-oxoglutarate transaminase produces the protein MSVVEHTELAQRRELRTELPGPKSRALSERRAAVVASGVASTMPVYVARAGGGVIEDVDGNTLIDLGSGIAVTSVGNSDARVVAGVQEQVADFTHTCFMISPYEEYVAVAEKLAELTPGDHAKKSALFNSGAEAVENAIKVARYATGRTAVVAVDHAYHGRTNLTMALTAKAMPYKLGFGPFASDIYRVPTSYPFRDPDGMTGEQAAQRAIAAAEKTIGADQIAAVIIEPIQGEGGFIVPAPGFLSAMANWCTANGIVFIADEVQSGFARTGSWFASDHEGVVPDLVTTAKGIAGGLPLAAVTGRAELMDAVHAGGLGGTYGGNPVACAAALGAIETMAADGLLERATHIEDLVKARLRTLAETTPEIGDIRGRGAMLAIEIVKPGTKEPDAARTAAVAKKCHEQGVVILTCGTYGNVIRLLPPLVISDELLGEGLDVLTEAFAS, from the coding sequence ATGTCCGTCGTCGAGCACACCGAGCTGGCCCAGCGGCGCGAGCTGCGCACCGAGCTGCCCGGACCCAAGTCACGAGCCCTGTCCGAGCGTCGGGCGGCGGTCGTCGCGTCCGGTGTCGCCTCGACGATGCCCGTCTACGTCGCCCGTGCGGGCGGCGGGGTCATCGAGGACGTCGACGGCAACACCCTCATCGACCTCGGGTCGGGCATCGCGGTGACGAGCGTCGGCAACTCCGACGCCCGCGTCGTCGCCGGCGTCCAGGAGCAGGTCGCCGACTTCACGCACACCTGCTTCATGATCAGCCCGTACGAGGAGTACGTCGCCGTCGCCGAGAAGCTGGCAGAGCTGACTCCCGGCGACCACGCCAAGAAGTCGGCGCTCTTCAACTCAGGCGCCGAGGCCGTCGAGAACGCGATCAAGGTCGCGCGCTACGCCACCGGCCGCACCGCGGTGGTCGCGGTCGACCACGCCTACCACGGGCGTACCAACCTGACGATGGCCCTGACCGCGAAGGCGATGCCGTACAAGCTGGGCTTCGGCCCCTTCGCCTCCGACATCTACCGGGTGCCGACGTCCTACCCGTTCCGCGACCCCGACGGCATGACGGGCGAGCAGGCCGCGCAGCGCGCGATCGCCGCCGCGGAGAAGACCATCGGTGCCGACCAGATCGCCGCCGTCATCATCGAACCGATCCAGGGCGAGGGCGGTTTCATCGTCCCCGCGCCCGGCTTCCTGTCCGCGATGGCGAACTGGTGCACGGCCAACGGCATCGTCTTCATCGCCGATGAGGTGCAGAGCGGCTTCGCGCGCACCGGCTCCTGGTTCGCCAGCGATCACGAGGGCGTCGTACCGGACCTGGTCACCACCGCCAAGGGCATCGCCGGCGGGCTGCCGCTCGCCGCGGTCACCGGTCGGGCCGAGCTGATGGACGCCGTGCACGCGGGCGGCCTCGGCGGCACGTACGGCGGCAACCCGGTCGCGTGCGCCGCGGCACTCGGCGCCATCGAGACCATGGCCGCCGACGGTCTGCTCGAGCGCGCCACGCACATCGAGGACCTGGTGAAGGCTCGGCTGCGCACCCTCGCCGAGACGACGCCGGAGATCGGCGACATCCGTGGCCGGGGCGCGATGCTGGCCATCGAGATCGTCAAGCCGGGCACGAAGGAGCCGGACGCCGCGCGCACCGCGGCCGTGGCGAAGAAGTGCCACGAGCAGGGCGTCGTCATCCTCACCTGCGGCACTTACGGCAACGTGATCCGGCTGCTGCCGCCGCTGGTGATCTCCGACGAGTTGCTGGGCGAGGGCCTGGACGTGCTGACGGAGGCCTTCGCCTCCTGA
- the hisN gene encoding histidinol-phosphatase, with translation MIPPGDRVYDDDVRIAHVLADAVEPTTTGRFRADDLSVSTKPDLTPVTEADLSAERTIRAQLSRARPRDSVKGEEFGVTGTGERQWVIDPIDGTKNFVRGVPVWATLIGLIDAGEPVVGLVSAPALGRRWWAGRGTGAWTGRSLSSAKPIAVSGVSKLSDASFSYSSLSGWRERDRLDAVVTLMDECWRTRAYGDFWSYMLVAEGAVDIAAEPDLEDYDMAALVPIVTEAGGRFTGLDGRDGCWSGNAVATNGLLHDEVLARLS, from the coding sequence ATGATCCCACCCGGCGACCGCGTCTACGACGACGACGTACGGATCGCGCACGTCCTCGCCGACGCGGTCGAGCCCACCACGACAGGACGCTTCCGCGCCGACGATCTGTCGGTCTCGACCAAGCCCGATCTCACGCCGGTCACCGAGGCCGACCTCTCCGCCGAGCGCACCATCCGTGCCCAGCTCTCCCGCGCCCGCCCCCGCGACAGCGTGAAGGGCGAGGAGTTCGGCGTCACCGGCACCGGCGAGCGCCAGTGGGTCATCGACCCCATCGACGGCACCAAGAACTTCGTACGCGGCGTGCCCGTCTGGGCGACCCTCATCGGGCTCATCGATGCCGGCGAACCGGTCGTCGGACTCGTCTCCGCGCCCGCGCTCGGGCGGCGCTGGTGGGCCGGGCGCGGCACCGGAGCCTGGACCGGGCGTTCGCTGTCCAGCGCGAAACCCATTGCGGTGTCGGGTGTCTCGAAGCTTTCCGATGCGTCCTTCTCCTACTCCAGCCTCAGCGGCTGGCGGGAGCGGGACCGTTTGGACGCCGTCGTCACGCTGATGGACGAGTGCTGGCGCACCCGCGCGTACGGCGACTTCTGGTCCTACATGCTGGTGGCCGAGGGCGCGGTCGACATCGCCGCCGAGCCGGACCTGGAGGACTACGACATGGCCGCGCTGGTGCCCATCGTCACCGAGGCCGGCGGGCGCTTCACCGGCCTCGACGGGCGCGACGGTTGTTGGAGCGGGAACGCCGTGGCCACCAACGGATTGCTGCACGACGAGGTGCTCGCGCGCCTCAGCTGA
- a CDS encoding FUSC family protein, with product MATWGVPETVSRQVLTFTEIKPVEPGRWKFALEATFLTAVALTAISLVLSPSLAIIGLTGAFLATIARTRPWRERLVILSTMYVGYLASVTLGALTGSRPWLLTIVLVLISLVVVLAYNALVNEQPGPMFLIMGAAIASYLPTVHVPVHTVIEINALGTGSACAVSLLIQIARRDTTVHDAVDDAQEAVHAYTETVPDQGDPAERGLLRDRAYAAVFRASTVLEAAVGSKPRSRRWSQDNLRLRQLHADLVRRISLAGLHAAPVAADEMEGQRYLGSPSFAYLLRWGLSQRSLPWLAARRLAAAVLLTCAVSYGLHLGHPYWAVLTTALIITVGADRLSLTHRALHRLAGTLAGVLVFFALHALHVRGLLLLGVALLLVFLMQMVVVRNYALGGIFITPMALLISTANNPYQPVGHIAGLRILDTAVGAASSLIVIWVSSRGTPVILVRRQYRRALRALERVLVMLADGEQSTPAGFEARRDLSFEQLQCAQVLQIAQVDLPLTLGSWGELEAALNKLSYTVLAACWTVDPPATLHADAMAARLQRILSKLPPVSRTLVDAHELAKDLHDVLRIGMARDRAASADTVSG from the coding sequence GTGGCGACCTGGGGTGTGCCGGAGACCGTCAGCCGGCAGGTGCTCACCTTCACCGAGATCAAACCGGTCGAGCCCGGTCGCTGGAAGTTCGCCCTCGAGGCGACGTTCCTCACCGCCGTCGCACTCACCGCCATCAGCCTGGTCCTGTCGCCCTCCCTGGCGATCATCGGCCTGACCGGCGCGTTCCTCGCGACCATCGCGCGCACCCGGCCGTGGCGGGAGCGGCTGGTGATCCTGTCGACGATGTACGTCGGCTACCTCGCCTCGGTGACCCTCGGGGCGCTCACAGGGTCGCGCCCGTGGCTGCTCACGATCGTGCTGGTCCTGATCTCGCTGGTCGTCGTGCTGGCCTACAACGCACTGGTCAACGAGCAGCCCGGACCGATGTTCCTGATCATGGGCGCGGCCATCGCGTCCTACCTGCCGACCGTGCACGTCCCTGTCCACACGGTGATCGAGATCAACGCCCTGGGCACCGGGAGCGCCTGCGCCGTATCGCTGCTGATCCAGATCGCCAGGCGGGACACGACTGTCCACGACGCCGTCGACGACGCCCAGGAGGCCGTGCACGCCTACACCGAGACGGTCCCCGACCAGGGTGATCCCGCCGAGCGTGGCCTGCTGCGCGACCGGGCGTACGCCGCCGTCTTCCGCGCCAGCACCGTGCTGGAGGCGGCCGTCGGGTCGAAGCCGCGCAGCCGCCGCTGGTCCCAGGACAACCTGCGGCTACGGCAGTTGCACGCCGACCTGGTCCGCCGCATCTCCCTGGCCGGTCTGCACGCCGCGCCGGTCGCTGCGGACGAGATGGAGGGCCAGCGGTACCTGGGGTCGCCGTCGTTCGCCTACCTGCTGCGCTGGGGCCTGTCCCAGCGGTCGCTGCCCTGGCTCGCCGCCCGCCGGCTCGCGGCCGCGGTGCTGCTCACCTGTGCCGTGTCGTACGGGCTGCACCTCGGGCATCCGTACTGGGCCGTGCTCACCACCGCGCTGATCATCACCGTGGGGGCCGACCGCCTGTCGCTGACCCACCGCGCGCTGCACCGGCTCGCCGGGACCCTCGCCGGGGTGCTGGTCTTCTTCGCGCTGCACGCGCTGCACGTGCGCGGCCTGCTGCTACTCGGCGTCGCGCTGCTGCTGGTCTTCCTGATGCAGATGGTCGTGGTGCGCAACTACGCGCTCGGCGGCATCTTCATCACGCCGATGGCGCTGCTCATCTCCACCGCGAACAACCCCTACCAGCCGGTCGGGCACATCGCCGGGCTGCGCATCCTCGACACGGCCGTGGGCGCGGCCTCGTCGTTGATCGTCATCTGGGTGAGCAGCCGGGGCACTCCGGTCATCCTCGTCCGACGCCAGTACCGCCGTGCGCTGCGGGCGCTCGAACGGGTGCTGGTGATGCTGGCGGACGGCGAGCAGTCGACGCCGGCGGGCTTCGAGGCGCGCCGTGACCTGTCCTTCGAACAGTTGCAGTGCGCGCAGGTGCTGCAGATCGCCCAGGTGGACCTGCCCCTCACGCTCGGCAGCTGGGGCGAACTGGAAGCGGCCCTCAACAAGCTGTCGTACACCGTCCTTGCGGCCTGCTGGACGGTCGATCCGCCGGCGACTCTACACGCGGACGCGATGGCCGCCCGGCTGCAGCGCATCCTGTCCAAACTGCCTCCGGTCAGCCGCACCCTCGTCGACGCGCACGAGCTCGCGAAGGATCTGCACGACGTACTGCGCATCGGGATGGCGCGCGATCGAGCGGCCTCCGCGGATACGGTCTCGGGATGA
- the rsgA gene encoding ribosome small subunit-dependent GTPase A, whose product MSRQREYDESDVRVRPGRRGSRPRTKERPAHADAVIGLVIGVDRGRWTCLVQDRPVIAMRARELGRKSVVVGDRVGLVGDTTGDPGSLARIVRIEPRTSLLRRTAEDDSDKIERVIVANADQLAIVTALADPEPRPRMVDRCLVAAYDAGMDPLLVLTKSDLRDPAQFLQDYVSLDVPYVVTTSVSGAEEGDGTDGLADLRARLQDRMTVLVGHSGVGKSTLVNALVPHAGRAIGIVNAVTGRGRHTSTSAVALPLADGGWVIDTPGVRSFGLAHVDLDRIIDHFPDLAAGTDECPRGCTHDEPECGLDAWVANGNAGPAGPSRLESLRRLLRSRAGTSDEHSAVHDQPDEPGEPPLVSDFAGD is encoded by the coding sequence GTGAGCAGACAGCGCGAGTACGACGAGAGCGACGTCCGGGTGCGCCCGGGGCGTCGCGGCTCGCGGCCGCGCACCAAGGAGCGTCCGGCGCATGCCGACGCTGTGATCGGCCTGGTCATCGGGGTCGACCGCGGACGATGGACCTGCCTGGTGCAGGACCGGCCGGTGATCGCGATGCGCGCCCGCGAGCTCGGCCGCAAGAGCGTGGTCGTGGGCGACCGGGTGGGCCTGGTGGGCGACACCACCGGCGATCCGGGCAGCCTGGCGCGGATCGTGCGCATCGAGCCGCGGACGAGCCTGCTGCGCCGTACCGCGGAGGACGACTCGGACAAGATCGAGCGGGTCATCGTGGCCAACGCCGACCAGCTCGCGATCGTGACCGCGCTGGCCGATCCGGAGCCGCGGCCGCGGATGGTCGACCGATGCCTCGTCGCGGCGTACGACGCGGGGATGGACCCGCTGCTGGTCCTCACCAAGTCCGACCTGCGCGACCCGGCCCAGTTCCTGCAGGACTACGTCTCGCTCGATGTGCCGTACGTCGTGACGACGTCTGTGAGCGGCGCCGAGGAGGGCGACGGAACCGACGGGCTGGCCGACCTGCGCGCCCGCCTGCAGGACCGGATGACCGTGCTCGTCGGACACTCCGGTGTCGGCAAGTCCACCCTCGTCAACGCGCTCGTGCCGCACGCCGGCCGGGCGATCGGCATCGTCAACGCCGTGACCGGCCGGGGACGGCACACCTCCACCTCGGCAGTGGCACTCCCCCTCGCCGACGGCGGCTGGGTCATCGACACCCCGGGCGTGCGGTCCTTCGGCCTGGCGCACGTCGACCTGGACCGGATCATCGACCACTTCCCCGACCTGGCCGCGGGCACGGACGAGTGCCCGCGCGGTTGCACCCACGACGAGCCGGAGTGCGGGCTGGACGCGTGGGTCGCGAACGGCAACGCCGGCCCGGCGGGACCGTCGCGGCTGGAGTCGCTGCGCAGGCTGCTGCGGTCGCGTGCCGGCACCTCCGACGAGCACAGCGCTGTCCACGACCAGCCGGACGAACCCGGTGAACCACCCCTCGTGTCCGACTTCGCCGGGGACTGA